A region of Thiobacter sp. AK1 DNA encodes the following proteins:
- a CDS encoding phosphatidate cytidylyltransferase — MLRQRLLVALILIPLFLAALFLLPQWAWAVLLGIVVLLAAHEWARLSGFAGRGAWAYLALTTLILFGCYRLLETGPTLTGWLAVAATLFWLAVVPFWLALGWRGQAWPVRALTGWLLLLPTWVAMLELRLVGPGLVLFIMGLIWLADSAAYFAGHRFGRHKLAPLISPGKTWEGVLGAVLAGMLLAWLVGVSSPNLLLAGHRVSAPVLVAACVFLVAVSVEGDLFESHIKRVAGVKDSSHLIPGHGGVLDRIDSQTAALPVFLLLAFAYLGRLGN; from the coding sequence ATGCTTAGGCAGCGGCTGCTCGTCGCGCTGATCTTGATCCCGTTATTCCTGGCGGCGCTGTTTCTGTTGCCGCAATGGGCATGGGCGGTGCTGCTGGGCATCGTGGTCCTGCTCGCCGCGCATGAATGGGCACGTCTGTCCGGCTTTGCGGGCCGCGGCGCATGGGCCTATCTTGCGCTGACGACGCTGATTCTCTTTGGCTGCTACCGGTTGCTGGAAACCGGCCCCACCCTCACCGGTTGGCTGGCAGTCGCGGCCACCCTGTTCTGGCTCGCGGTCGTTCCCTTCTGGCTCGCGCTTGGCTGGCGCGGGCAGGCGTGGCCTGTGCGTGCGCTCACCGGCTGGTTGCTGCTTTTGCCCACCTGGGTGGCCATGCTGGAGTTGCGCTTGGTCGGGCCGGGTCTGGTCTTGTTCATCATGGGCCTGATCTGGCTTGCGGACAGTGCCGCTTATTTCGCGGGCCACCGCTTTGGACGCCACAAGCTCGCGCCCCTCATCAGTCCCGGCAAGACGTGGGAAGGCGTGCTCGGCGCCGTGCTGGCGGGCATGCTCCTGGCATGGTTGGTGGGGGTGTCGAGTCCCAATCTGCTCCTGGCAGGGCATCGGGTGTCGGCGCCGGTCCTGGTCGCGGCCTGCGTGTTCCTGGTGGCGGTGAGTGTGGAAGGCGATTTGTTCGAATCCCACATCAAGCGCGTGGCGGGCGTGAAAGACAGCAGCCACCTCATCCCGGGTCATGGTGGCGTGCTAGATCGCATCGACAGCCAGACCGCCGCGCTACCCGTGTTTCTGCTGCTCGCTTTCGCCTACCTGGGGCGCCTGGGCAATTGA
- the uppS gene encoding polyprenyl diphosphate synthase: MSLLRSSTRGIPEPSRVPRHVAIIMDGNGRWAKNRRLPRVAGHRKGVETVREIIRACIERGVQYLTLFAFSSENWRRPPEEVSLLMQLFVVALEQEVAKLHENGIRFRLIGDVSRFDPRLQKLIADAEALTAGNNRLTLTIAANYGGRWDILQAANRMLAERPELMHGFGEEELAPYLCLSDAPEPDLFIRTGGEQRISNFLLWQLAYTELYFTDTLWPDFDAKAFDAAIASFQRRERRFGRTSEQLEENA; this comes from the coding sequence GTGTCCCTCTTGCGCAGCTCTACTCGCGGCATCCCGGAGCCCAGTCGCGTGCCGCGCCATGTGGCCATCATCATGGATGGCAATGGTCGTTGGGCCAAGAATCGCAGGCTGCCGCGCGTGGCGGGGCATCGCAAGGGTGTGGAGACGGTGCGCGAAATCATTCGTGCCTGCATCGAGCGCGGCGTGCAATATCTCACCCTGTTCGCCTTCAGCAGCGAGAACTGGCGTCGACCGCCAGAGGAAGTCTCCCTGCTCATGCAGCTGTTCGTGGTCGCTCTGGAGCAGGAAGTGGCCAAGCTGCACGAGAACGGGATTCGCTTCCGCCTCATTGGCGACGTGTCCCGCTTCGACCCACGCCTGCAGAAACTCATCGCCGATGCCGAGGCCCTCACGGCCGGCAACAACCGACTCACGCTGACCATTGCCGCCAACTATGGTGGACGCTGGGACATCCTGCAAGCCGCCAACCGCATGCTGGCCGAACGTCCAGAACTGATGCACGGCTTCGGCGAGGAGGAGCTCGCCCCCTACCTATGCCTGTCGGATGCGCCGGAGCCGGATCTCTTCATCCGTACCGGTGGCGAGCAGCGCATCAGCAACTTCCTGCTCTGGCAGCTCGCCTATACCGAGCTCTACTTCACCGATACACTCTGGCCCGATTTCGACGCCAAGGCCTTCGATGCGGCCATCGCCTCTTTCCAGAGGCGGGAGCGACGTTTCGGCCGCACCAGCGAGCAGCTTGAGGAAAATGCTTAG
- the frr gene encoding ribosome recycling factor — protein sequence MSSVAEVKKQAEQKMQKAIEALKSDLGKVRTGRAHTGLLDHIMVDYYGSLVPINQVANVTLVDARTIGVTPWEKKMLPVVEKAIRESDLGLNPASQGDMIRVPMPPLTEERRRELIKVVKHEGETAKVAVRNARRDANNTLKEMVKDKEISEDEARRAEDEVQKLTDRFVAEIDKLLNAKEADLLAI from the coding sequence ATGAGTTCCGTTGCCGAAGTGAAGAAACAAGCCGAACAGAAGATGCAAAAGGCCATCGAGGCGCTCAAGTCCGATCTCGGCAAGGTGCGCACCGGCCGCGCCCACACCGGGTTGCTGGATCACATCATGGTGGACTACTACGGCAGCCTGGTGCCGATAAACCAGGTTGCCAATGTCACCCTGGTAGATGCTCGCACCATCGGCGTCACACCCTGGGAGAAAAAGATGCTGCCGGTGGTGGAGAAGGCGATCCGCGAATCCGACTTGGGGCTCAATCCCGCTTCCCAGGGTGACATGATCCGGGTGCCCATGCCACCCCTCACGGAAGAGCGGCGCCGGGAACTGATCAAGGTCGTCAAGCACGAGGGTGAGACGGCAAAGGTGGCGGTACGCAACGCGCGCCGAGACGCCAACAATACGCTCAAGGAGATGGTCAAGGACAAAGAGATCAGCGAGGACGAGGCACGGCGGGCAGAAGACGAGGTACAAAAGCTCACCGACCGCTTCGTGGCGGAAATCGACAAACTGCTTAACGCCAAAGAAGCCGATCTGCTGGCGATCTGA
- the pyrH gene encoding UMP kinase, with translation MALRYRRILLKLSGEALMGEGSYGIDRVTLDGMAAQVARTAALGVQIGIVIGGGNIFRGVSAGAAGMDRAQADYMGMLATVINALALQDALRRSGVDCRVQSALTIEQVAEPYIRGKALRYLEEGKVVIFAAGTGNPFFTTDTAAALRGAEMAADIVLKATKVDGVYSADPKKDPHANRYRTLTFDEAIGRNLGVMDATAFALCREQKLPVCVFSIFKPGALERVVRGEDEGTLVTVS, from the coding sequence ATGGCGCTGCGCTATCGGCGTATCCTGCTCAAGCTCTCCGGCGAGGCGCTGATGGGCGAGGGCAGCTACGGCATCGATCGCGTGACCCTGGACGGCATGGCCGCCCAGGTGGCGCGCACCGCCGCTTTGGGGGTGCAGATCGGTATCGTCATCGGCGGCGGCAACATTTTTCGTGGCGTTTCGGCGGGAGCGGCGGGCATGGACCGCGCCCAGGCGGATTACATGGGCATGCTGGCCACGGTGATCAATGCCTTGGCATTACAAGACGCGTTGCGCCGCTCGGGGGTGGACTGCCGCGTGCAGTCGGCCCTCACCATCGAGCAGGTGGCCGAACCCTACATTCGCGGCAAGGCCCTGCGTTACCTGGAGGAGGGCAAGGTGGTGATCTTTGCTGCCGGTACCGGCAATCCCTTCTTCACCACTGACACTGCCGCCGCTCTACGGGGCGCGGAAATGGCTGCCGACATCGTTCTGAAAGCCACCAAGGTGGACGGCGTCTATAGCGCGGATCCTAAGAAAGATCCGCATGCCAACCGTTACCGCACGCTCACCTTTGACGAGGCCATTGGCCGCAATCTCGGCGTGATGGATGCGACCGCCTTCGCCCTGTGCCGAGAGCAGAAGCTGCCGGTGTGCGTGTTCAGCATCTTCAAGCCCGGCGCGTTGGAACGCGTGGTGCGCGGCGAGGACGAGGGCACGCTGGTCACCGTGAGCTGA
- the tsf gene encoding translation elongation factor Ts, whose protein sequence is MAEITASMVKELRERTGLGMMECKKALTEANGDMNKAEDLLRIKSGAKASKAAGRIAAEGVIGSYVSPDGKIGALVEVNCETDFVAKNEEFLNFAKACAQLVAEHDPADVEALSKLKMASGQTVEEARQALIMKLGENMAIRRIARFATSGRLSVYLHGNRIGVMVDLNGGDETLGKDIAMHVAASKPIAVSKEQVPAETIEREREIAKARALESGKPANIVDKIVEGSVAKFLAEVTLLGQPFVKNPDQSVEALLKSKGATVNSFTLFIVGEGIEKKVVDYAAEVAAAAKV, encoded by the coding sequence ATGGCTGAAATCACCGCAAGCATGGTGAAGGAACTGCGCGAGCGAACCGGGCTCGGCATGATGGAATGCAAGAAGGCGCTCACCGAGGCCAATGGCGACATGAACAAGGCCGAGGACCTGCTGCGCATCAAAAGCGGCGCCAAGGCCTCCAAGGCAGCGGGCCGTATCGCCGCGGAAGGCGTGATCGGTAGCTACGTCAGCCCGGACGGTAAGATCGGCGCATTGGTGGAGGTCAATTGCGAGACCGACTTCGTGGCCAAGAACGAGGAATTCCTCAACTTTGCCAAGGCGTGCGCCCAACTGGTGGCGGAGCACGATCCCGCCGACGTGGAAGCATTGTCCAAGCTGAAGATGGCTTCCGGTCAGACCGTCGAGGAAGCGCGGCAGGCGCTGATCATGAAGCTGGGCGAGAACATGGCTATCCGCCGCATCGCCCGTTTCGCCACCTCCGGCCGCCTGTCCGTGTATCTCCACGGCAATCGCATCGGCGTGATGGTGGACCTTAACGGCGGCGACGAGACCCTGGGCAAGGACATCGCCATGCACGTGGCGGCATCCAAGCCCATCGCCGTGTCCAAGGAGCAGGTGCCGGCCGAGACCATCGAGCGCGAGCGCGAAATCGCCAAAGCGCGAGCGCTGGAATCAGGCAAGCCGGCCAACATCGTGGATAAAATCGTGGAAGGCAGCGTAGCCAAGTTTCTGGCGGAAGTGACCCTGCTCGGGCAGCCCTTCGTCAAGAATCCGGATCAGAGCGTGGAAGCGCTGCTCAAGTCCAAGGGTGCCACCGTGAATAGTTTCACCCTCTTCATCGTCGGCGAGGGGATCGAGAAGAAGGTCGTGGACTACGCGGCTGAGGTGGCGGCCGCGGCGAAAGTCTGA
- the rpsB gene encoding 30S ribosomal protein S2: MSVTMRQMLEAGVHFGHQTRYWNPKMAPYIFGERNKIHIINLEKTLPLYEEALKFVRQLAANKGTILFVCTKRQGREIIAEEASRAGMPFVNHRWLGGMLTNFKTVKQSVKRLREMQQMAEDGTLDKMAKKEALGYRRELEKLERSLGGIQDMSSLPDALFVIDVGYHKGAVTEARKLGIPVVAVVDTNCSPDGVDYVIPGNDDSSRAIRLYARGLADAVLEGKAQIISEIVGGEEFIEVADAEQPAV; this comes from the coding sequence ATGTCCGTTACCATGCGTCAGATGCTGGAAGCGGGTGTCCATTTCGGCCACCAGACCCGCTACTGGAACCCCAAGATGGCTCCCTACATTTTCGGGGAGCGGAACAAGATCCACATCATCAATCTGGAAAAGACCCTGCCCCTATACGAGGAGGCGCTCAAGTTCGTGCGCCAGCTGGCGGCCAACAAGGGGACCATCCTGTTCGTCTGCACCAAGCGCCAGGGGCGGGAGATCATCGCCGAAGAGGCCAGCCGTGCCGGCATGCCCTTCGTCAACCATCGCTGGCTGGGCGGCATGCTGACCAACTTCAAGACCGTCAAGCAGTCGGTGAAGCGCTTGCGTGAGATGCAGCAAATGGCCGAGGACGGTACCCTGGACAAGATGGCCAAGAAGGAAGCGTTGGGTTACCGGCGCGAGCTGGAAAAGCTGGAGCGCAGCCTGGGCGGCATCCAGGACATGAGCAGCCTGCCAGACGCCTTGTTCGTCATCGACGTGGGCTATCACAAGGGCGCCGTGACGGAGGCGCGCAAGCTGGGTATTCCAGTGGTGGCCGTGGTGGATACCAACTGCTCACCCGATGGCGTGGACTACGTCATCCCGGGCAACGACGACTCTAGCCGCGCCATCCGGCTCTACGCCCGCGGCCTGGCCGATGCGGTGCTGGAGGGCAAGGCGCAGATCATCAGTGAAATCGTCGGTGGCGAGGAATTCATTGAGGTCGCCGACGCGGAACAGCCCGCCGTCTGA
- the map gene encoding type I methionyl aminopeptidase codes for MPITIKNPEEIEKMRIAGRLASEVLDYIAPFIKPGVTTGEIDRLCHDYMVNVQGTIPAPLNYAPPGYPPYPASVCTSVNHVICHGVPSDSKKLKSGDIINVDVTVIKDGFHGDTSRMFYVGEPSILARRLCEVAFECMWLGIEEVAPGKHLGDIGHAIQNHAQAHGFSVVREFCGHGIGRNFHEEPQVLHYGKPHTGVELKPGMTFTIEPMINAGKRDIRQLADGWTIVTKDHSLSAQWEHTVLVTETGYEVLTVSAGAPAKPARLSRVAV; via the coding sequence ATGCCCATCACCATCAAGAACCCCGAGGAAATCGAAAAAATGCGCATTGCCGGCCGGCTGGCCTCGGAGGTGCTGGATTACATCGCGCCCTTTATCAAACCTGGGGTCACCACGGGGGAGATCGACCGCCTATGCCATGATTACATGGTGAACGTGCAGGGCACCATTCCTGCGCCACTCAACTACGCGCCGCCGGGTTATCCGCCCTATCCTGCCTCCGTCTGTACCTCGGTCAACCACGTGATCTGCCACGGCGTGCCCTCGGACAGCAAAAAGCTCAAGAGCGGAGACATTATCAACGTGGACGTCACCGTCATCAAAGACGGTTTCCACGGCGATACCAGCCGCATGTTCTACGTGGGCGAACCTTCCATCCTGGCGCGCCGCTTGTGCGAGGTGGCCTTCGAATGCATGTGGCTGGGCATCGAGGAAGTGGCGCCGGGCAAGCATCTGGGCGACATCGGCCATGCCATTCAGAACCATGCCCAGGCCCACGGTTTTTCAGTGGTGCGGGAATTCTGCGGCCATGGCATCGGCCGCAATTTCCACGAGGAACCTCAGGTGCTGCATTACGGCAAGCCCCATACCGGCGTGGAATTGAAACCCGGCATGACCTTCACCATCGAGCCGATGATCAATGCCGGCAAGCGCGACATCCGCCAGCTCGCCGACGGTTGGACCATCGTCACCAAGGACCACAGCCTGTCCGCCCAGTGGGAGCACACTGTGCTGGTCACCGAAACCGGCTACGAGGTGCTCACGGTCTCCGCCGGTGCGCCCGCCAAGCCGGCGCGCCTGTCCCGTGTCGCGGTCTGA
- a CDS encoding [protein-PII] uridylyltransferase: protein MSRSEPFPFLPVNLSALRADLKQGRTRLAATYQGRPGAYLRAHSDLLDAVLIRLWQAAAPPRETALVAVGGFGRREQFPHSDVDLLILLHEEPGARLTAALERLVGGFWDVGLEVGHSVRTIASCLEEARRDVTVATNLLEARRITGSRRLFSNLRQAFREALDVPGFVSSKVLEQQQRHTRFQDSAYNLEPNVKESPGGLRDLQNCLWIARALGMGGGWHGLARAGLLSRSEVRRIMSLQTRLQDLRIRLHRLAGRREDRLLFDYQETLASELACQPRGGRAASDVFMQRYYRTAKEVRLFNHALLIGLSERLEPRLGEPALINAHFSHRRGLLEINAPDVFERHPAAILDAFLLLQQRTDLVDLSPATVRALVRAVPRIDAAFRRVPENRARFLAMLRAPRGLTHALRRMNLYGVLGRYLPVFGRVVGQMQHDLFHVYTVDEHILMVVRNLRRFTLPEYAHEYPLCSRLIANFERQEVLYIAALFHDIAKGRGGDHSILGAREARRFCRDHGLSEEDTELVVWLVAEHLTMSTTAQKQDLSDPAVIAAFAARVKTQRRLTALYLLTVADIRGTSPKVWNAWKGKLLEELFRATERNLSGGMVSRDVQMELRRREALRLLARAAVPPEVPQEVWPQLGENYFLRHGAQEIAWHTRMLARALYSATPLVRARAAPHGEGIQVMIYTPDREDLFARICAFFERMNFNVVEARIHTTPHGYALDTFLILDLGGISASYRDLLPFIEFELAARLASSAPPEPPLAGRVSRLVRHFPIEPRVSIAPDERGQYHVLSVTAGDRPGLLSRIAQVLFHHGIRLHMAKITTLGERAEDTFLVRADDERLDHPRQVVQLQADLIAALRG, encoded by the coding sequence GTGTCGCGGTCTGAGCCCTTTCCTTTCCTTCCGGTGAATCTGTCGGCGCTGCGTGCGGACCTCAAGCAAGGGCGCACGCGACTCGCCGCGACCTATCAGGGCCGACCCGGTGCTTACCTGCGCGCCCACAGCGACCTGCTCGATGCGGTGCTAATCCGCCTCTGGCAAGCCGCTGCCCCGCCCCGTGAAACGGCGCTGGTGGCGGTGGGCGGCTTCGGGCGCCGGGAACAATTTCCCCATTCGGATGTGGACCTCTTGATCCTGCTCCACGAGGAACCGGGTGCGCGCCTGACCGCCGCTCTAGAGCGGCTGGTGGGCGGTTTCTGGGACGTTGGACTCGAAGTAGGCCACAGCGTGCGCACCATCGCCTCCTGCCTGGAGGAAGCAAGACGGGACGTGACCGTGGCGACCAATCTCTTGGAAGCGCGCCGCATCACGGGTTCACGCCGCCTCTTTTCAAACTTACGGCAGGCCTTTCGTGAGGCCTTGGACGTGCCAGGCTTCGTGTCGTCCAAAGTGCTGGAACAACAGCAGCGCCATACCCGTTTCCAGGACAGCGCCTATAACCTGGAACCCAATGTCAAGGAAAGCCCCGGGGGCCTGAGAGATCTGCAGAACTGCCTCTGGATCGCTCGCGCCTTGGGCATGGGCGGTGGCTGGCACGGCCTGGCTCGCGCCGGTCTGCTGAGTCGCAGCGAGGTACGCCGGATCATGAGCCTTCAGACACGCCTGCAAGATCTACGCATCCGTCTGCACCGCCTCGCGGGACGGCGCGAGGACCGTCTGCTGTTCGATTACCAGGAGACTCTTGCCAGCGAGCTGGCTTGCCAGCCGCGTGGCGGGCGCGCCGCCAGCGATGTCTTCATGCAGCGCTACTATCGCACCGCCAAGGAAGTGCGTCTTTTCAACCACGCGTTGCTGATCGGCCTGTCCGAGCGGCTGGAACCACGGCTGGGCGAGCCGGCACTGATCAACGCCCATTTCTCCCATCGCCGCGGCTTGCTGGAAATCAACGCGCCGGACGTATTCGAGCGCCATCCCGCGGCGATTCTGGATGCCTTTCTACTGTTGCAGCAACGCACCGATCTCGTCGATCTCAGCCCGGCCACGGTGCGTGCCCTGGTGCGGGCCGTTCCCCGCATAGATGCCGCCTTCCGGCGGGTACCGGAAAACCGGGCCCGTTTCCTTGCCATGTTGCGCGCCCCCCGCGGCCTGACCCATGCACTCCGGCGGATGAATCTGTACGGCGTGTTGGGGCGTTACTTGCCGGTGTTTGGCCGCGTCGTAGGCCAAATGCAGCACGACCTGTTCCACGTCTATACGGTTGACGAACACATCCTCATGGTGGTGCGCAACCTGCGCCGCTTCACCCTGCCCGAATACGCCCACGAATATCCCCTCTGCTCGCGCCTGATCGCCAACTTCGAGCGCCAGGAGGTGCTCTATATCGCGGCCCTGTTCCATGACATTGCCAAGGGGCGGGGTGGAGATCACTCCATCCTGGGGGCGCGCGAAGCACGGCGGTTCTGCCGGGACCATGGCTTATCGGAGGAAGATACCGAACTGGTGGTTTGGCTGGTAGCCGAACATCTGACCATGTCCACCACCGCCCAGAAACAGGATTTGTCCGACCCCGCGGTGATCGCCGCCTTCGCCGCGCGGGTCAAGACGCAGCGCCGGCTCACGGCCCTGTATCTGCTCACCGTGGCCGACATCCGCGGCACCAGCCCCAAGGTGTGGAACGCGTGGAAAGGCAAGCTCTTGGAGGAGTTGTTCCGCGCCACTGAGCGCAATCTGAGCGGCGGCATGGTGAGCCGGGATGTGCAGATGGAGCTGCGCCGGCGGGAAGCGTTGCGGTTGCTGGCGCGGGCGGCCGTGCCGCCGGAAGTGCCCCAGGAAGTATGGCCGCAGCTGGGGGAGAACTATTTCCTGCGCCATGGCGCGCAGGAAATCGCTTGGCATACCCGCATGCTGGCCCGCGCCCTTTACAGCGCAACGCCGCTGGTGCGCGCCCGCGCCGCCCCTCACGGAGAAGGCATCCAGGTGATGATCTACACCCCTGACCGGGAAGATTTATTCGCCCGCATCTGCGCCTTCTTCGAGCGCATGAACTTTAACGTGGTGGAAGCAAGGATCCATACCACGCCTCACGGCTATGCCCTGGACACCTTCCTCATCCTCGACCTGGGCGGCATAAGCGCAAGCTACCGCGACCTGTTACCTTTCATCGAGTTCGAGTTGGCAGCCCGCCTGGCGTCTTCCGCGCCACCGGAGCCGCCGCTGGCGGGGCGTGTCAGCCGCCTGGTGCGCCATTTCCCCATCGAGCCGCGGGTGAGCATTGCACCGGATGAGCGCGGCCAATATCACGTGCTGTCGGTGACGGCGGGCGACCGTCCTGGCCTCTTGTCGCGTATCGCCCAGGTGCTGTTCCACCACGGTATTCGACTACACATGGCCAAGATCACCACCCTGGGTGAGCGCGCGGAGGATACCTTCCTGGTGCGGGCCGATGACGAACGGCTCGACCACCCACGGCAAGTGGTGCAACTGCAGGCCGATCTGATCGCCGCCCTGCGCGGCTGA
- a CDS encoding EscU/YscU/HrcU family type III secretion system export apparatus switch protein has translation MAKPDPRPSAVALAYRDGMAAPRVVAKGRGVLAEAIIERARQAGVYVHESPALVALLMQVDLDEQIPPELYLAVAELLAWLYRLEQAQAAG, from the coding sequence ATGGCTAAACCGGATCCGCGCCCCAGTGCGGTTGCCCTCGCCTATCGGGATGGCATGGCTGCGCCCCGGGTAGTGGCCAAGGGACGGGGCGTGCTTGCCGAGGCCATCATCGAGCGGGCCCGTCAGGCCGGGGTTTACGTGCACGAATCGCCGGCACTGGTGGCGCTTCTGATGCAGGTGGATCTGGACGAACAGATTCCGCCCGAACTGTACCTGGCCGTGGCCGAGCTGCTCGCCTGGCTATATCGGCTGGAACAGGCGCAGGCCGCCGGTTGA
- a CDS encoding flagellar hook-length control protein FliK → MPVNDVLAQLQQLLRGATPLVEGAERLPETFLKLTPGQQVSGTVLSQQPSGRFLVQVNGQHLDLNLPRDTQPGAQVTLRFLASEPRLTFVLVHEAGQARPAVNLSDAARHIGALLARANSLTGAGAATAASVPVVDAPPTDPQKLALALKTSLSESGLFYEAHQAQWVSGERSLAALLREPQAQLSQPRAFALAQDQVAKSPLSAASSPATPLPAAQGPDGVGAGGGAQPAPAPREPVHPQTAPLVQQQLETLDTRQIVWQGEAWPGQTLRWEIEEREGGSEHGAPAERQWFTRLALTLPLLGEVQARLRLDALGVHVELVVQEAHTRARLARAADDLQAGFARAGLTLARFQVAGDG, encoded by the coding sequence ATGCCGGTCAATGACGTCCTCGCCCAGCTCCAGCAGTTGCTTCGCGGCGCCACACCCCTGGTGGAAGGAGCGGAGCGGCTGCCCGAAACTTTCCTCAAGCTCACGCCGGGGCAGCAGGTGAGTGGGACGGTGCTCTCGCAGCAACCCAGCGGCCGGTTTCTGGTCCAGGTCAATGGCCAGCACCTGGATCTCAACCTGCCCCGCGACACCCAGCCTGGGGCCCAGGTGACGCTGCGCTTCTTGGCGAGCGAGCCGCGCTTAACCTTCGTGCTGGTCCATGAAGCCGGCCAAGCCCGCCCCGCGGTCAATCTCAGCGATGCCGCACGCCACATCGGCGCCTTGCTCGCCCGCGCGAACAGCCTCACCGGGGCGGGCGCGGCCACGGCTGCGAGCGTGCCGGTGGTCGATGCACCGCCCACCGATCCCCAGAAACTCGCCCTGGCCCTGAAGACCAGCTTGAGCGAGAGTGGGCTATTCTACGAGGCCCACCAGGCGCAATGGGTGTCGGGGGAACGCAGCCTCGCTGCGTTGTTGCGCGAACCCCAAGCCCAGCTCTCCCAGCCGCGCGCCTTTGCCCTGGCCCAGGATCAAGTCGCGAAAAGCCCGTTGTCGGCTGCCTCGAGCCCAGCCACGCCCCTGCCGGCCGCACAGGGTCCCGACGGGGTGGGCGCTGGAGGCGGCGCGCAGCCGGCGCCAGCGCCTCGCGAGCCGGTGCATCCCCAGACCGCACCCCTGGTGCAGCAGCAACTGGAGACCCTGGATACGCGTCAGATCGTCTGGCAAGGCGAGGCTTGGCCTGGCCAGACGCTACGCTGGGAAATAGAGGAGCGCGAAGGGGGAAGCGAGCATGGCGCGCCTGCGGAGCGCCAGTGGTTCACCCGTCTCGCCCTCACCCTACCGCTTCTGGGGGAAGTGCAGGCGCGGCTGCGTCTCGATGCCCTGGGCGTTCACGTGGAGCTGGTCGTCCAAGAGGCTCACACCCGCGCAAGGCTCGCGCGGGCGGCAGACGACCTGCAGGCGGGGTTTGCACGGGCCGGGCTCACCCTGGCCCGGTTCCAGGTGGCGGGCGATGGCTAA
- a CDS encoding DUF2802 domain-containing protein, with protein MEGAFVLTWKEVLIGAMVILGVYIAELLLLMYSSRGQGGGLWRRGTQARELMELKRELAELRERLNRLEQASSRAPEETPATPYTKAFHLAKQGLDVAEVAASCGISRAEAELIVAMQRGGHL; from the coding sequence ATGGAAGGCGCATTCGTTCTCACCTGGAAAGAAGTCCTGATCGGCGCGATGGTGATCCTGGGTGTGTACATCGCCGAGCTGCTGCTTCTCATGTATTCCTCGCGCGGGCAGGGCGGTGGACTGTGGCGGCGGGGCACGCAGGCGCGCGAACTCATGGAGCTCAAGCGCGAGCTGGCCGAGCTGCGGGAACGTCTGAATCGCCTCGAGCAGGCCTCGAGCCGTGCCCCCGAAGAAACGCCTGCCACCCCCTACACCAAGGCGTTCCATTTGGCCAAGCAGGGGCTGGACGTGGCCGAGGTGGCCGCCTCCTGCGGCATTTCCCGCGCGGAGGCCGAGCTCATCGTCGCCATGCAGCGGGGTGGTCACCTCTGA
- a CDS encoding flagellar protein FliT: protein MDARQALAQYRAILETTRRMLAAAQAGHWDVLIELERARRAAVDALTSTDLDFGACAAEKDACIHAIVEADQEITRLSQTWMAEMQDILATLRAQRQLAVAYQSAPGGWQASP, encoded by the coding sequence ATGGACGCTCGCCAAGCCCTCGCCCAGTACCGCGCCATCCTGGAGACCACGCGGCGCATGCTGGCTGCCGCCCAGGCGGGGCACTGGGACGTGCTCATTGAGCTGGAACGGGCGCGTAGGGCCGCGGTCGACGCGCTCACCAGCACAGACCTGGATTTCGGCGCCTGCGCCGCCGAGAAAGATGCCTGTATCCACGCGATTGTCGAGGCTGACCAGGAAATCACTCGTCTCAGCCAGACCTGGATGGCCGAGATGCAGGACATCTTGGCCACCCTGCGTGCCCAGCGTCAGCTTGCCGTGGCCTACCAGAGCGCCCCTGGCGGCTGGCAAGCATCACCATGA
- the fliS gene encoding flagellar export chaperone FliS: MNTMNRALTAYTDVDLQTAVATASPVQLIVLLYDGALAALASAKGRMQEMKLAEKGALISKAIGIVEGLRSVLDHEKGGEIARNLEALYDYMKRRLASANLRNDPAGLDEVMGLLGNLREAWVALAARERQQLPVAQMAEAPAGLSLRA; the protein is encoded by the coding sequence ATGAACACGATGAATCGGGCGCTCACTGCCTATACGGACGTGGATCTGCAGACCGCCGTCGCCACAGCAAGCCCCGTGCAGCTCATCGTGCTGCTCTATGACGGTGCGCTGGCCGCCCTCGCCTCGGCCAAGGGCCGCATGCAGGAAATGAAACTGGCCGAAAAAGGGGCGCTGATTTCCAAGGCCATCGGCATCGTGGAAGGCCTGCGGTCGGTCTTGGATCATGAGAAGGGTGGGGAGATCGCCCGCAATCTCGAGGCCCTTTACGACTACATGAAGCGGCGGCTGGCCAGCGCCAACCTCAGGAACGATCCGGCGGGGCTGGACGAGGTGATGGGCCTATTGGGCAACCTGCGCGAAGCCTGGGTGGCACTCGCCGCGCGCGAGCGCCAGCAGCTTCCCGTCGCCCAGATGGCGGAAGCGCCTGCCGGCCTGAGTCTAAGGGCTTGA